GGCGGACTACACCGAGGTAATCCGGATCATTGCTCTTGAGGAGCTCAAACAGATGAGGAATGAAGAAAGTTGCGGCGAAGAGATAGCGCATTCTGAAGTTGCGAGCCGCGCCATAGGCAAGTTTTCCATCTTCATCATCAATCCTCTTGACGGTCATCTCATCTGTTTGAATGCGAACCGGGGCAATGTTCAGAAAGACAAACTGCTTCGCTTCGTCGACAGCCTGAGCATAGGCGGCATCATAGGATGGCAGTATATTAGGGTCAGAACTTAGCAGCAGCAGACATTCCCGTATGGGCAGGGCGCGATATGGGTCCAGCCACTGATTGATCACCTCGTGTGGTATCTCAATCTTGGTCTCTACCGACCGATATTCCTCCTGCGCCAACTTGTGCTCTCGTTCTATCGCAGCCTTCAGTTCCGCTACTTTCTCTGGCGCGTTGCCCAGTTCCACATAGGCCTGAAGTGCTTTCTCAATACCACAATGGAAATGAGATGGCTCCCACTCTTCAATGCAGCTTCGTCTTCGTGTGACGCAGCTACACGTGATCTTGTATCGAGGACTTGGTCATCATTCCCCTCCAGTTTCCAGAGATCAGCGATCACCTCAAGGAAGCTCCGCTGGATCGGGTGACTATCAGGGATATTAGCAGCATAGTGTTCAACGGCATTTTCAGCGAGTGCCCGTAGTCGAGATAGATCAACAGAATCTTTCAGTTTCTCCCGGTCGGCAATGGACCTTAGGATATCAAGCGTCCACCGATACTGCCGGGCGGCAGCCAGCTTGTCCATTATTTCCAGATCCTTGGTCAGGGCACACTCAACTAACTCAGTGTTGTTGAGCTGGAGTGATAAGGAAAGTGCCCGCGTAAGTGCATCAGCAAGCTCGATTCCCCAATGGTCGCCTGATACCATGTTGCTTAGGTATACATCTGCGCATTCTATATAGGATTCGGTGGCGAGCAGTGCCTGCCTGTAGTTGCCGGAAGGTCGCATATCCCAGACGACATCCGCGTAGCGTGCCTTGAGTATAGGATTGGTAGTCTCAACGGACCGGAGCTTGTAGTATTCAATGCATTCAT
The Armatimonadota bacterium DNA segment above includes these coding regions:
- a CDS encoding DUF4209 domain-containing protein, producing MELGNAPEKVAELKAAIEREHKLAQEEYRSVETKIEIPHEVINQWLDPYRALPIRECLLLLSSDPNILPSYDAAYAQAVDEAKQFVFLNIAPVRIQTDEMTVKRIDDEDGKLAYGAARNFRMRYLFAATFFIPHLFELLKSNDPDYLGVVRQHIAESDIIDECRLALITAGLEAFNRDDHIACIHILLPQIEGALRDFLGCLGMPKTNFLGLGDWEAQTLNRILDILADIEGFDSDFVWLIRLLLADKLGDNLRNEAAHGIAKPEKFNWRNAASLLFIIVKLTAYRFLPAHPIPE